cctaaattaataataatttgtgTATGTGTGTATGTCTTTAAGACCTCTTATTATAATTTGACTTTAGGCCACTAATTTTATTGAGATACCTTTGATGGAAGCCCCAGAAATTGGCACAACTAACTCTATCGGGCATGGTTGTTGTCACTTAATGTTGATTAGTGCTCATCTTTAGAATCATGTAGAATATGGTGAAATTAAtcaatcaacaacaacattccAGATATAATATTCTTTACGATATTTCagttcattttaaatttttggtgagatgaaattttaatgcaagataaaaatgtataatatgAATTCCAATAATGAATGATTTTGGTGATATGTCTCCTCATTTTCATGTTCTTTCTCAGATGGAGTTAGGTAATTATTTGTATGATCGCCTCTCTTCTGTATCTGATGTTCGAATTTATGGGCCTGCACCTTCACGAACCGTTAAGCGAGCggctctttgttctttcaatgTTAAAGATATTCACCCTACTGATATCGCAACCTTCCTTGACCAACAGGTATGGGAAATAAAACTCCATCCTACCTCTTGCATAACTACAATTTTTTACTCTTACAAAAACAGGGGTGTTTGTAAGATGGTCCACTTGAGCACGTATCCTATTGGTTAGGATGTCGTGGTAAATAAGTTATTTCTAAATAGCTACGTTTTCTGCAGCATGGTGTAGCGATTAGATCAGGTCACCACTGTGCTCAACCTCTGCATCGACATTTGGGAATCAATGCAAGTGCACGAGCTAGCCTTCATTTCTACAATACTAAAGACGACGTTGACAAATTCATCGATGCACTCAAGGACACAATCAACTTTTTCACTTCTTTCAAATGAAGGTATTTTTATGTTCTCTAGTGTACCTTAAGGCACATGTAACATAAGtaaaaaacttataattatcTCAATTTGAAGGTGTGATTCATGAATAAATTGACTTTAAGGAGTTTGACATTATTGTAAATTAGGTACTAATATCAATAACTAATTACGATTCATTTCAATTGTTGTGGTTTTAGATTTCATATATACTTTTACCATCAAATGTCATTACCATTCATTTCAATTGTTATGGTATTAGATTTCATATATTCTTACCCTCAATCATTGGATGGTCTACTTTTCACTTGTTATTTTGAGCCATCAACATTGTGTTTTTGATCTTGTTAACTCGATATTAATAAGTCGAAAGCATTCCCCTCAAGTTAAGATCAATAAAACAGAAAACTACAAGACTAGATACAACCTGACTGTACTAAACAATGTTAATACATTAATTACAGagacttgagaatgagactgtAAATAACAAGGTGGACGAAAAACTAGGTTTCTCGATCCGCGATAGCCCAGAAGTTACCCCACCTGGAGACTCTTAGCTAAGATATCAGTAGCTGATGCATAAAAGCACTGATAATAGAAGATTTGATAGGCTGAATGGTACATCTATATTCAGTGACTGGCGTTACACCCTACTACTAAGCTATACTCGATAAGTTTGGCGATCACTTGTGCAATACGCTCTTCTTTGGTGACTTTGCTTTCTTTTGAGACGCATTCTGCCACAACATTCAACAAGAAACTCGTCAGTGCAAGCCAAAATTTGGAACGCAAATCGTATGTGGGCTTCGTTAGCGAGAACAGAACAGACACTGACCTTCTGTCTTGCCAAAGCTTCATAGTCAATCCTATTTTTCCACTTACTCTTCCGAAGTTGAACTGGTCGGTTCCCAACATACTTCCCTGAAATCAGAAAGATTTTACCTTTGTCACTAAGGGATTCGAGTTCAGTGGAAAGTATACTGCCGGTTAAATAACTATGACAACAACAAACACATCCATTTTTCAAAGAAGCCTAAGAAAACCACACTACTCAAAGCTCAAATACTCTTAACTGAAAGTTCCCCTTCCTTGTTTTCGTTTATCTAATTCGACTTCAACAGCACACTCCTAGTTGTTGTGATGCTGTGTCATCCAGCAAGTCTTCTCGCATTGGGGGAGGGATGGGTTTGCAGATAACACTCTTCCGTCCGGCCAAATCTTTTGACCTTATGACATCAAACAAGGGATAGAAAGAGACCCATATAAGGCATCAACAAACagaataaaacaagaaaaatttcAGATCCATTTGGTTATCATCCCATACCATTCCGGTCTGGTGATCTTCAAAGATATTTAATCGTCCCTCTTATCAAGCTATGCCATTTAAGACATCGATTATATTAATGTAGCAGAAGCAAAGTAGAGACTGTGCCTTGTACACATCGAAAGACCACTTACCATTCATTTCTTTAAGTGCCACGACAAGGTCTGAAGGGTTGGAAAAACTAACAAATCCATATCCCTTGGTCTTACCAGTCCGCTTGTCTCTCACAACCTGTCATTCTTACATTGTTAGAAACCCTTAAGGACATTACAAGAACGATGAATGTACTAAGCAACATTCTTCAGTTATGATCTAACATGTGCATGGAAACTGCCAACATATGCAGTCTACGCAACAAACAGAAAAAGAGAAAAGCGCTACATACACATGCTGAGGTGAGGAGTACAAGTTTGGTTCCATCCAAGAGCCCAACAATGGCATCATCCCACATCACGACACCATTCTGAAATTTCTTTCCCCCCCTTTTTTAATAGATCAAAGTTCTCCCCCATATTCATGAATGTCTTGAGATATGGACAAAAACgataaaaggaagaagaaaaattacaGACATGAAGACCTCCAGCCCTTCATGATCATCATCAGAAGTTGTCAGTTCGTAACGACAACATACCCAATATAGTCGCACAAGTGAGGGTAGAATGTATGTAGACCTTACCCTATCTTTGTGTGGCAGAGAGGTAGTTTCTGATAGACCCTCGGATCAAAAGACATGTAACTGACACAAGTCCATATATAACCATTAAAAGTATCACTATTGGAAAAGATGAAACGATTCTAGAAGAACTTACCCTGGCCATGTTGAAGGAAGGAAATCTTGAAAATGCTTTTGATAAAACATCATCATTCACCTCATTCCCAAGGTTACCACAGAATAGCCGAAAATCATCTGCATGACCCCAATCCTCAACTTAGTCAGCCAACTAATAGAATTGAGTCAACTGACAACCATCTTACAAAAAAAGCCAACAATCGAGCAAATAGAGCACAGGATCAAGTGCTAAAGAAGTCATATGGGGAAGTCAAACAATCATCATTATAGTATTTGCTTCAAACTATATGCTACTTACGCTGCAGCATTGGCCTCAAAATATAGAGAGCATCCACCCggtatatgataaaatatttatcaatactCAGTTCTTTCAAGTTGCCTGAACTATGATCGTTGTTCATGCATCTCCttccaaacatatttatttctatttccCTAAATGATCGGGTAGGTGTAAGGTCACATTCACCATTCATAACTGTTTTTCCTTGAATTTCCAGACTTCAACTGCATGGTAATTTACTGGTTTAGTGCTTCCCCAAACTCCAGATCTACAATTACACGGTTATCCAGAACATCACAGCTTTGATATTCTTATAAGCACTGCCATAACCCTTCATAAGAAGGTACTGCTTAACTCAATTCATGTCTAAAACTATCCGAAACTCGAGGAAACCAAATTGGAACAACTACACTAAACAGAATCAAGTCTATTAATTGGGTAAACACAAAATTCACCCATTTGACACAAATTTGAATTGGAAGAAAGAATTAATCGGAGCAAGCGAGCTTACTCTCCGGCCACTCTGCAAGAGTAGGATCTTCCCAAGTCTGTCCTGCTGCCTTTCGAGGCACAGCTTTCTTTTTCACCTCAGCTTTTTGCTCAAGCTCACTTCTCGCAAGTGCAGCTTTCACATTCTCAATTGCTTCGGGCGTGATTGTCTGTGCAACTCTTTGAAATAATTGCTGTGTCTGTCCATTAGAATCAGGCACGTTAGACACATTGCCAAGAAGATCTTTTTTCGAGAAGAACAAATTGCAAGCTTTAAAAAAACACATGGATAAAGATGTACAGGGGATCTACTTCAAATACTTCAATGAAGAATTTTCTTTTCCCGTTGGCTTGCTAATGGGGAACTAAGCAGATCATTTTGAACATATCAAAATTTACACAGGACGCATACATTCATGTGTACACATATGATGGTATGAACATACCAACCAACATATCTTAATAAGTACAATCAATTACAGAAGAAATAACATTGGCATTATACATAAAGTAACCACTCGAACTTTAAGAGTACCAGtctagacacctcaacttggCCTCACCAGACAACTAAATAGTCGAACTTGTTCCCCCTTTCTCTCGTATACACCCAATGCTAATGTgacataaatttttgaaaatgtcTAAATAATCATTTAGTAAATTGGAGTGTTCAACCGATACAATGGAGACACGTTCTACTTCAGGTGTCTAGATGCGCATACTCAAAGTTTGGAGTGTTAAGTTTCCCGTTGAGGCCAATTTTGAGTGTCTATTTACGTATTATTATGCCCATAATATTAAGATTTTTACATTACATTTGAGTAAACAATGCTATCTGAAAATTTAATTCTGTTTTTTTCCTCCCTATCTCAGTCCAGGTCAGTTCATCAAGAGTAAAATCAATGTAATTATTAATCTACAAACAACAGATCGAATTTGTTATATAAGAATCAGTTCTTACAAaaaaagaagttcaaaattgaaatacttACCTGTAAATACTGAGGTAAAGAGTAAACGTCGGGAACAGCTGCCGGAGCAGAATAGACAGGAGGAACAACGGGAGGAGCAGAGTACGGTTGCGACGGTTGTTGTTGGAGATGAAACGGCGTCGGAAAGTATGTGCCGTTCAAGTAATTGTACTGCGACGAAGTCACCGTCGACATAGTAATTACCGGTAGACGGAAATGAGAAAGGAGATTTTCCGATCGGTGAATTTAAGGGCTTGTTTGGATTGATTTTGCAGCGATAGTAAACGagttcatttcattcattaaaaaTTACTGAAAAAAAGAACCATTGAGGAGAATGTGGAGTGTTCTAGAAATATTCTTTCCATAAAATCCAGAAGAAACCAGAAAcgagaataaaaaaaagagtaactttcacatataacaaatataaaaattttatctgTAAGTTATAATTGTAGTTTGCATAATCGTGCTTatatcaaacataaatatgtatatttcgctatacacATACGAAAAATCAACTGTGTAATTCGTTATACATTTACAAAGAAAACAGTtatataatttgctatacatatacaaaagaaagcagttgtatacaaaaaaatcaattgtaCTAAATCTTTGTATGTacaaaacgagaaagagagaaagacaaaagaaaattagatAGGGGAATATtcgtattgtataattataagtgtatcagacgaaaatatatgtattttgtatgtgtatatacaatttttttctcgctttatataaacagaaacacaatttatacatttcattttctgtttgtataagtgagagtAGCGAATGTGGCGAGCGAGGTCTTGGAGAGAAAAGAGAGCGGAACGAAGAGATCTGTATATACACAATTTCttttcgctttatacaaacacaaacacattttatacatttgtgtttgtattaaAACGAGAAAGGGGAGCCAAATTGCCACCAAAACGAGAATGACAAACGAGATTCCACCAAGGAAAGAGGCAAAAATAACAATAGTTTGCTGTAGAgtataattaaatcaaactatatctacagtatttaatttaaattaataatttgttacTACATACAATTTTCCTTTTATAGATGGAATATAGGATACAATATAGTTGAGAGTGGGCTGTATGCCCACATTTATGGGCCTCCAATGTAGATTGAGAAGTAGGCCGAATTAGTTAATACTAGTATTTGGGCCTCCATGTAGCTGCCCAAATATAGGATACAGTGTAGTTTGAATCAAAAGATGTAAGTCGGATAAAATGCTTGAACTTTAGTCATATACGAAAGAAGTTTGAATAATAAAGTTTGTCAATCCCTCTCTCCCTCgtattctcgctcgccactctcccgcTCTCGCTTGCTTATTTctgtcgctcgcctctctcgctttatacaatagaattgtgtaaattgtgtttctaattgtataaagcgagagaaaattatataaacgcatgaaaatacatatatcttcatcctatacacttataattatacaatacaaatatttccctgtccaagtctcttttgcctttctcgttttatacaaattcacattgtatataacttttctttttctcgttttatatacaattcgattcaaattgtatatttcCCGCACAAGTCtctttttgcctttctctctttctcgttttatacaaattcaaattgtaataatttctctctttctcgttttatacaactCAATTCTGCCTTTTTTCgctttttcattttatacaattcaaattgtatataatttatctctttctcgttttatacaattcatttcaattgtatatgtataactaattatacatatataagtttgCTATGAAACACAATTGTACAAACTTTGGTATAGCatagaaatataaattttatatttgttatatgtgTAAGTTGCCCTAAAATTAAACTTctaacctttttttaaaaaatttatttatagaaaTAAGTGAGGAACAAATTTTGAAGTGGTGTGGACCATATTTTCCCCACACCAAACAATGTTCttcattatacaaaataattaaaattcccacctcaaaataccaaaaatattattataaaaaattaaaataaagtgttATAATTATTAGTACCCCTTATATAGCAAACATACGATAAAGCCaaagatggaaaaaaaattgcatgTAATTGTACGGACAAAAGGATCATGAAGATCAACGGCCTGTATTAATCCACATGTCAGCATGGCAAAGGTGAAGCCGTTGATTAAAAAACGAGCCGACAAGCAGTACAAGCTGACACGTGGGAGACTAGACAAGTTGTGTGGGGACCACAAAGAGTACGTGTCAGCACAGTACAACACGTTACTCCCGTAATTTACGGGAGCTATATTTGTAGACAGCTAAGCCAGATAGCCGGAGGTTAAtaagttaaaatgttttaaatcgtcgagattgtgatgtagtggtaagtaattatttttaattatgaaacAATACGTAATAATTGTTTAAATAGAGTGTTAGTGatctcaaatttaaattgtaaataATTGTATTTGTTAAAATGCACCATACTCTACAAACTCTCAAATACTGagtgaaaaatcaaaataaaaagtttgaaatgcATTTAACCTCAATTTTTC
The window above is part of the Solanum pennellii chromosome 5, SPENNV200 genome. Proteins encoded here:
- the LOC107018714 gene encoding RNA-binding protein 42-like isoform X2, yielding MSTVTSSQYNYLNGTYFPTPFHLQQQPSQPYSAPPVVPPVYSAPAAVPDVYSLPQYLQTQQLFQRVAQTITPEAIENVKAALARSELEQKAEVKKKAVPRKAAGQTWEDPTLAEWPENDFRLFCGNLGNEVNDDVLSKAFSRFPSFNMARGSMLGTDQFNFGRVSGKIGLTMKLWQDRRMRLKRKQSHQRRAYCTSDRQTYRV
- the LOC107018714 gene encoding RNA-binding protein 42-like isoform X1, which encodes MSTVTSSQYNYLNGTYFPTPFHLQQQPSQPYSAPPVVPPVYSAPAAVPDVYSLPQYLQTQQLFQRVAQTITPEAIENVKAALARSELEQKAEVKKKAVPRKAAGQTWEDPTLAEWPENDFRLFCGNLGNEVNDDVLSKAFSRFPSFNMARVVRDKRTGKTKGYGFVSFSNPSDLVVALKEMNGKYVGNRPVQLRKSKWKNRIDYEALARQKNASQKKAKSPKKSVLHK